Proteins encoded together in one Streptomyces sp. DH-12 window:
- a CDS encoding ATP-binding protein, which translates to MPPREAGSTSLLEASSVHAGSVFPPAFGMVMRAAPESVKAARRVTRAWVRCYSRMPQTQVDALLIVVSELCTNAVVHGRGPSVEVRGCMQAPGQIRLEVHDGSPSAVPSPQYAGPDSENGRGLLLIDILVSELGGCWGFTPDGTCAWCCLPAGEGQ; encoded by the coding sequence ATGCCACCCAGAGAAGCCGGATCGACCAGCCTGTTGGAGGCTTCTTCGGTACACGCCGGTTCCGTCTTTCCACCGGCCTTCGGCATGGTGATGCGCGCAGCCCCGGAAAGCGTCAAGGCCGCCCGCCGCGTGACCAGGGCATGGGTTCGCTGCTACAGCCGGATGCCGCAAACACAGGTCGACGCCCTCCTGATCGTGGTGTCCGAACTGTGTACCAACGCAGTCGTTCACGGCCGGGGGCCGTCCGTGGAAGTCCGCGGCTGCATGCAGGCCCCGGGCCAGATCCGCCTGGAAGTGCACGACGGCTCCCCCTCAGCCGTCCCCTCACCGCAGTACGCCGGCCCGGATTCGGAGAACGGGCGCGGTTTGCTCTTGATCGACATACTCGTGTCCGAACTCGGTGGGTGCTGGGGGTTCACTCCAGACGGCACCTGCGCCTGGTGCTGCCTCCCTGCCGGGGAGGGACAGTGA
- a CDS encoding DUF6415 family natural product biosynthesis protein, translating to MTAPGTVPRSTRPVSPWTPPLDIGQLTTVLDRLRGWTAFDGGALLDDVAAALDDVFPPEAYTAQLAERLRGHLARLVTIAVASQAEQDTAAAQLVLRARTLQTAPLPGEYRAATAHLRRLGWTANELHDRLAALRCLEEAA from the coding sequence ATGACCGCGCCCGGTACCGTCCCCCGCTCCACCCGCCCTGTGAGCCCGTGGACGCCACCCCTGGACATCGGGCAGCTCACCACCGTGCTGGACCGGCTCCGCGGCTGGACCGCGTTCGACGGCGGCGCCCTGCTGGACGACGTCGCCGCCGCCCTGGACGACGTCTTCCCGCCCGAGGCGTACACTGCCCAGCTCGCCGAGCGGCTCCGCGGGCACCTCGCCCGACTGGTCACCATCGCCGTGGCGAGCCAGGCCGAACAGGACACTGCCGCGGCGCAGCTCGTCCTGCGCGCCCGCACGCTGCAGACCGCCCCCCTGCCCGGCGAGTACCGGGCGGCGACAGCGCACCTGCGCCGGCTGGGCTGGACCGCCAACGAACTCCACGACCGGCTCGCCGCCCTCCGCTGCCTCGAGGAGGCCGCATGA
- a CDS encoding GNAT family protein, whose amino-acid sequence MHPVERSSARLELRELAPDDVGAVFAVYGSAEATEHLSFEPRSRDQVEQIVKRSIAAATATPRTEYALAVIERDTAELIGFGRLATDPHQQRGATMGFALRPASWGVGYGLETVKLLLGVAFDDLDLHRVWGARSPLNTASARTMEAAGMVEEGTIREHVFKAGKWRDSVVHAILDREWNAAR is encoded by the coding sequence ATGCACCCGGTAGAACGTTCCAGCGCGCGCCTTGAGCTGCGGGAACTCGCTCCTGACGACGTGGGAGCCGTGTTCGCCGTCTACGGCAGCGCCGAGGCGACGGAGCACCTGAGTTTTGAACCGCGCAGTCGTGATCAGGTCGAACAGATCGTGAAGCGGTCCATCGCCGCAGCCACCGCAACACCCCGCACCGAGTACGCCCTTGCCGTCATCGAACGGGACACGGCAGAGCTGATCGGGTTCGGCCGCCTGGCCACCGACCCGCACCAGCAGCGCGGCGCCACCATGGGCTTCGCGCTGCGCCCCGCTTCCTGGGGCGTCGGGTACGGGCTGGAGACGGTCAAGCTGCTCCTCGGCGTCGCGTTCGACGATCTGGACCTTCACCGTGTCTGGGGTGCACGCTCCCCCCTCAATACGGCCTCCGCCCGCACGATGGAGGCCGCGGGCATGGTCGAGGAGGGGACCATCCGGGAGCACGTGTTCAAGGCCGGGAAGTGGCGTGACTCCGTCGTGCACGCCATCCTCGATCGGGAGTGGAACGCCGCCCGCTGA
- a CDS encoding nuclease-related domain-containing protein codes for MATAGYRGSAGTSARRMGKAARASERAAQHQRAKVVLPLLAAAAAVVGGAVATVGNWQLGMVAALVVAGLGVRRLYRRTHNSWAVGAAGEVRTARLLAPLVRRGHAVVLHDRAIPGSRANLDHLVFTAAGALYVDTKNWTSDKSQLTVQGGTLRYGRYDQSRALQTVVWEAEQAASALGVAVRPVVAVHGAKIPAPRGRLELQGVTVVEAKRLRGLLRSLPPQPGWDAARMVTVGQLADRTLPPAS; via the coding sequence ATGGCGACGGCCGGATACCGGGGCAGCGCGGGCACAAGTGCGAGACGGATGGGAAAGGCCGCACGGGCGTCGGAACGGGCGGCACAGCATCAGCGGGCCAAGGTGGTACTGCCACTCCTCGCGGCGGCCGCCGCGGTGGTCGGCGGGGCTGTGGCCACCGTGGGGAACTGGCAGCTTGGCATGGTCGCCGCGCTCGTCGTCGCCGGGCTCGGCGTCCGGCGGTTATACCGGCGGACCCACAACAGCTGGGCGGTGGGCGCCGCCGGGGAGGTCCGGACGGCTCGGCTCCTGGCTCCGCTCGTCCGCCGGGGCCACGCTGTCGTGCTCCACGATCGGGCCATCCCGGGGAGCCGCGCGAACCTGGACCACCTGGTCTTCACGGCCGCCGGCGCCTTGTACGTCGACACGAAGAACTGGACGTCGGACAAGTCGCAGCTGACCGTACAGGGCGGCACCCTCCGGTACGGCCGATACGACCAGTCCCGCGCCCTGCAAACGGTGGTCTGGGAGGCTGAACAGGCGGCCAGCGCGCTGGGCGTCGCAGTCCGCCCGGTAGTTGCCGTGCACGGGGCGAAGATCCCGGCGCCGCGCGGACGGCTCGAACTGCAGGGCGTGACCGTGGTGGAGGCGAAGAGGCTGCGGGGCCTACTCCGAAGCCTTCCGCCCCAGCCCGGTTGGGACGCGGCCCGGATGGTGACGGTCGGGCAGTTGGCGGACCGGACGCTGCCTCCGGCTTCCTGA
- a CDS encoding tyrosine-type recombinase/integrase: MTIERLERLDPDPGGAELEVIDAELVGPEQQSEPVRYLLTRHTMLAPGEMPPRADERPPWTEDDFRITEEDKEDLAEPDLAENTRINRDSTIRAFQQWCARQNPPRVAYPCTTATYTSYGLHLIRRGKAGEFKPDTVRQYMSRIWNWQPADMRPDPTRVRGKIRLWRQEWAAAGGEVDRAAALTLPYLLKCLEQCDESTNIGKRDAFMLTLAYSNLHRRAELTDLLVKHVRILPTGLLVTTATSKTDRQAKGATEFIADRDDIRLVDRAKAWFAVLKELGAHAPDLPVFRALTVTGRLANRKLATRRGERMKGGAVNDRVQLLAGRAGIPYLGGKKVRAHSLRAGPNTDMIAAGVPLRERNRRGRWSEGSNTADTVYDRTLVKPGDDPLTKVPLGGFDGTA; this comes from the coding sequence GTGACCATCGAACGACTGGAACGACTGGACCCCGACCCCGGCGGCGCTGAGCTGGAGGTCATCGACGCCGAACTCGTCGGCCCCGAGCAGCAGTCGGAGCCGGTGCGCTACCTGCTCACTCGGCACACGATGCTCGCCCCCGGCGAGATGCCACCGCGCGCCGACGAGCGACCGCCGTGGACGGAGGACGACTTCCGCATCACCGAGGAGGACAAGGAAGACCTCGCCGAGCCGGACCTCGCCGAGAACACGCGGATCAACCGGGACTCCACCATCCGCGCCTTCCAGCAGTGGTGCGCGCGGCAGAATCCGCCGCGGGTGGCCTATCCGTGCACCACGGCGACGTACACCTCCTACGGCCTGCACCTCATCCGTCGCGGAAAGGCAGGGGAGTTCAAGCCGGACACGGTCCGCCAGTACATGAGCCGCATCTGGAACTGGCAACCGGCCGACATGCGACCCGACCCCACGCGCGTCCGCGGGAAGATCCGGCTCTGGCGGCAGGAGTGGGCGGCCGCCGGCGGGGAGGTCGACCGCGCGGCCGCGCTCACCCTTCCCTACCTGCTCAAGTGCCTCGAGCAGTGCGACGAGTCCACGAACATCGGCAAGCGGGACGCGTTCATGCTGACGCTTGCCTACTCCAACCTGCACCGGCGCGCCGAGCTGACCGACCTGCTCGTCAAGCACGTGCGGATCCTGCCCACGGGGCTGCTCGTCACCACGGCGACGTCCAAGACGGACCGGCAGGCCAAGGGCGCCACCGAGTTCATCGCCGACCGCGACGACATCCGCCTGGTCGACCGCGCCAAGGCCTGGTTCGCCGTACTCAAGGAGCTCGGCGCCCACGCTCCGGACCTCCCGGTCTTCCGGGCCCTGACCGTCACCGGCCGGCTCGCGAACCGCAAGCTCGCCACCCGGCGTGGGGAGCGCATGAAGGGCGGCGCGGTCAACGACCGTGTGCAGCTCCTCGCCGGCCGGGCCGGGATCCCGTACCTGGGCGGGAAGAAGGTGCGGGCACACAGCCTGCGGGCCGGCCCGAACACCGACATGATCGCGGCCGGGGTGCCCCTGCGGGAGCGCAACCGCCGCGGTCGCTGGTCGGAGGGCTCGAACACCGCGGACACGGTCTACGACCGGACCCTCGTCAAACCGGGGGACGACCCGCTGACGAAGGTGCCGCTCGGCGGCTTCGACGGCACTGCCTGA
- a CDS encoding ATP-binding protein, translating to MTTSDLSQFAEQLRGHLARPVTIAVANEAEQDAHRVGTARKLTAARLRHFGLEALVDDVTLIVSELVTNAIQHGDGKQITMTVTVRDGFLRLAVHDGTPGRPVARNAPDDAERGRGLFFVGILAAAHGGTWGTDHDGATIWCALAVDDRP from the coding sequence GTGACCACTTCCGATCTTTCCCAGTTCGCCGAGCAGCTCCGCGGGCACCTTGCCCGGCCGGTCACCATCGCCGTGGCGAACGAGGCCGAACAGGACGCGCATCGCGTGGGGACGGCCCGGAAGCTGACCGCGGCCCGGCTGCGCCACTTCGGCCTCGAGGCGCTGGTCGACGACGTCACGCTCATCGTCTCCGAGCTGGTCACCAACGCCATCCAGCACGGTGACGGCAAGCAGATCACCATGACCGTGACGGTCCGGGACGGCTTCCTGCGTCTGGCCGTCCACGACGGGACCCCCGGCCGGCCGGTCGCCCGCAACGCCCCCGACGACGCCGAGCGCGGCCGCGGCCTCTTCTTCGTCGGCATCCTTGCGGCTGCGCACGGCGGCACCTGGGGAACCGACCACGACGGCGCCACCATCTGGTGCGCCCTCGCCGTGGACGACAGGCCATGA